The following are encoded in a window of Leptodactylus fuscus isolate aLepFus1 chromosome 9, aLepFus1.hap2, whole genome shotgun sequence genomic DNA:
- the CARD19 gene encoding caspase recruitment domain-containing protein 19 isoform X1, producing the protein MIPRYRSYLSYTDRLLQDTTYLKSNRNLTERIVDKIILQLNRVYPQVLTNKEAEKFRCLQTPLRTRLSDLLKHLTKKGERECQEFYRALQNNGDKVYATLPSRSSLNLSDPLEISPNQEKVILNDHGPVFFLACFSVAAGLAFLMYYNNVEPKTPGSAKKVFGFTAIGFGRHIRNILISFLEDATLGQ; encoded by the exons ACCTCTCTTATACTGACCGGTTACTACAAGACACTACGTACTTGAAGAGCAATAGGAATTTGACTGAACGAATTGTAGACAAAATCATTCTGCAGCTAAACCGCGTCTATCCCCAAGTGCTTACCAATAAGGAGGCTGAAAAG TTTAGGTGTCTGCAGACCCCTCTACGCACCCGGCTGTCCGATCTCCTGAAACATCTCACCAAAAAGGGGGAACGAGAATGTCAGGAGTTCTACAGGGCTCTACAGAACAATGGAGACAAGGTCTACGCCACGCTGCCGAGCAGGAGCAGCCTGA ATCTCTCCGATCCCTTAGAAATCAGTCCCAACCAGGAGAAGGTTATCCTCAATGACCATG GGCCCGTCTTCTTCCTGGCATGCTTTAGTGTTGCAGCAGGACTGGCATTTTTAATGTATTACAATAACGTAG AGCCGAAGACACCAGGCTCAGCCAAAAAAGTATTTGGATTTACAGCCATTGGATTTGGGCGACACATCCGAAATATCTTAATATCTTTTCTGGAGGACGCAACATTAGGTCAATGA
- the CARD19 gene encoding caspase recruitment domain-containing protein 19 isoform X2, translating into MTDLSYTDRLLQDTTYLKSNRNLTERIVDKIILQLNRVYPQVLTNKEAEKFRCLQTPLRTRLSDLLKHLTKKGERECQEFYRALQNNGDKVYATLPSRSSLNLSDPLEISPNQEKVILNDHGPVFFLACFSVAAGLAFLMYYNNVEPKTPGSAKKVFGFTAIGFGRHIRNILISFLEDATLGQ; encoded by the exons ATGACAG ACCTCTCTTATACTGACCGGTTACTACAAGACACTACGTACTTGAAGAGCAATAGGAATTTGACTGAACGAATTGTAGACAAAATCATTCTGCAGCTAAACCGCGTCTATCCCCAAGTGCTTACCAATAAGGAGGCTGAAAAG TTTAGGTGTCTGCAGACCCCTCTACGCACCCGGCTGTCCGATCTCCTGAAACATCTCACCAAAAAGGGGGAACGAGAATGTCAGGAGTTCTACAGGGCTCTACAGAACAATGGAGACAAGGTCTACGCCACGCTGCCGAGCAGGAGCAGCCTGA ATCTCTCCGATCCCTTAGAAATCAGTCCCAACCAGGAGAAGGTTATCCTCAATGACCATG GGCCCGTCTTCTTCCTGGCATGCTTTAGTGTTGCAGCAGGACTGGCATTTTTAATGTATTACAATAACGTAG AGCCGAAGACACCAGGCTCAGCCAAAAAAGTATTTGGATTTACAGCCATTGGATTTGGGCGACACATCCGAAATATCTTAATATCTTTTCTGGAGGACGCAACATTAGGTCAATGA